The following coding sequences lie in one Cyanobacterium sp. Dongsha4 genomic window:
- a CDS encoding acyl-CoA desaturase, which translates to MTATTTTEKLAPAWNIIIYMASIHLIALLAFLPSNFSWGAVGITAFLYWLTACIGITLGYHRLVSHRSFETPKWLEYFLVFCGTLACEGGPISWVGLHRIHHKYSDHEGDPHDSNKGFWWSHMGWMFIRNPANKDVPKYTKDIQNDPFYLFCEKYFIPIQIVLGLLLFWWGGWSFVVWGIFLRLVLVFHVTWFVNSATHKFGYKSHESNDHSRNCWWVALLTFGEGWHNNHHAFQYSARHGLQWWEIDLTWITIKLLAFLGLAKNIKLAPVKN; encoded by the coding sequence ATGACAGCAACAACAACAACAGAAAAACTTGCCCCCGCATGGAACATTATTATCTACATGGCAAGTATTCACCTTATAGCTTTATTAGCTTTTTTACCTAGCAATTTTAGCTGGGGTGCAGTGGGAATAACCGCTTTCTTATACTGGCTAACCGCTTGTATCGGAATAACTTTGGGTTATCATCGTCTTGTTTCCCATCGCAGTTTTGAAACTCCTAAATGGTTAGAATACTTCCTCGTTTTTTGTGGCACTTTAGCCTGTGAAGGAGGACCTATTTCTTGGGTGGGTTTACACCGTATCCATCATAAATACTCAGATCATGAAGGTGATCCCCATGACTCTAATAAGGGTTTTTGGTGGAGTCATATGGGATGGATGTTTATAAGAAATCCTGCCAATAAGGATGTTCCTAAATATACTAAAGATATACAAAACGATCCTTTTTATCTTTTTTGTGAAAAATACTTTATTCCTATCCAAATTGTTTTAGGATTATTACTCTTTTGGTGGGGAGGATGGTCTTTTGTCGTTTGGGGTATCTTTCTTCGTTTAGTCTTAGTTTTTCATGTGACTTGGTTTGTTAATAGCGCTACTCACAAATTTGGTTACAAAAGTCATGAATCAAATGATCACTCTCGTAATTGTTGGTGGGTGGCTTTATTAACTTTTGGAGAAGGTTGGCATAATAATCATCATGCTTTTCAATACTCTGCTCGTCATGGTTTACAGTGGTGGGAAATTGATTTAACATGGATTACCATTAAGTTATTAGCATTTTTGGGTTTGGCTAAAAATATTAAATTAGCACCTGTAAAAAATTAA
- a CDS encoding FAD-binding oxidoreductase — protein sequence MNNNFSVPSLETIKKQLHNQDLDSLEIVDWGQESPWKECIEASELKNCLPRYIIVPDNKKMLSQFLKICCENQWRILPLGNGSKLHWGKLPSGVNVLVSTHKLNNIIEHAQDDLTITVQSGMKIKDLQDFLASFNQFLPIDSIYSQFATVGGVVATANTGSLRQRYGGVRDLILGISFCRSDGEEAKAGGKVVKNVAGYDLMKLFTGSYGNLGIITEVTFRLFPIPSDSITLLLMGSQEKICQLQKKICASALTPTSADLLSESLINSLNLDFSLGLALRFQGIEESISQQSARVKQWAEDIGLFIHQWESEKELDLWTCLKHRVFQDVNKKRGIVCKIGILPTKITELFALTQGYGFVNMGTGVGYICLPEGVKNHQVRGIRNFCQDNEGYLTILESGISSIKQEIEPWGYVGNGLEMMKKIKSNFDPLNIFVDRL from the coding sequence ATGAATAATAACTTTTCCGTCCCTTCTTTAGAAACAATCAAAAAACAACTCCATAATCAAGACTTAGACTCCCTAGAAATTGTCGATTGGGGGCAAGAATCTCCTTGGAAAGAGTGCATTGAGGCATCTGAATTAAAAAATTGTCTTCCTCGCTACATAATTGTCCCAGACAATAAAAAAATGCTATCACAGTTTTTAAAGATTTGTTGCGAAAATCAGTGGCGGATATTACCCCTTGGCAATGGCTCGAAATTACATTGGGGAAAGTTACCTTCTGGGGTAAATGTTTTGGTTAGTACACATAAACTTAATAACATTATTGAACACGCTCAAGATGATTTGACTATTACGGTTCAATCTGGAATGAAAATCAAAGATTTACAGGATTTTTTGGCTTCTTTTAATCAGTTTTTACCAATAGACTCTATTTATTCTCAATTTGCTACGGTTGGTGGAGTTGTGGCTACCGCTAACACTGGTAGTTTAAGACAAAGATATGGAGGAGTGAGAGATTTAATTTTGGGGATTTCTTTTTGTAGAAGTGATGGAGAAGAAGCAAAAGCCGGGGGAAAAGTTGTCAAAAATGTGGCGGGTTACGATTTAATGAAGTTATTTACTGGTTCTTATGGTAATTTGGGTATTATTACGGAAGTTACTTTTCGTTTATTTCCAATTCCTTCTGATTCTATCACTTTGCTTTTAATGGGAAGTCAAGAAAAAATTTGTCAGTTACAAAAAAAGATTTGTGCTTCTGCTTTAACTCCTACATCGGCGGATTTGTTATCGGAATCTTTAATCAATAGTTTAAATTTGGATTTTTCTTTGGGATTGGCGTTGCGTTTTCAGGGTATAGAAGAGAGTATTTCACAACAGAGTGCAAGAGTAAAACAGTGGGCGGAAGATATTGGTTTATTTATTCATCAATGGGAGTCAGAAAAAGAGTTGGATTTATGGACTTGTTTAAAACATAGAGTATTCCAAGATGTTAACAAAAAGAGGGGAATTGTTTGTAAGATTGGTATTTTACCCACTAAAATAACAGAATTGTTTGCTTTAACACAAGGCTATGGTTTTGTTAATATGGGTACTGGTGTCGGTTATATATGTTTGCCAGAAGGGGTTAAAAATCACCAAGTTAGAGGCATCAGAAATTTTTGTCAGGATAATGAGGGTTATTTAACTATTCTTGAATCTGGGATTTCTTCCATTAAACAAGAAATTGAACCTTGGGGCTATGTTGGTAATGGATTGGAGATGATGAAAAAAATCAAGTCAAATTTTGACCCTCTTAATATTTTTGTTGATAGATTATAG
- a CDS encoding transglutaminase domain-containing protein: MTTEREYREWHKHRNKQVKRRQRKKSNFGFFVFLIVVISLGVTIKSNPQIIDYLQNQLESPNLSSFFNAFRFRVNSLKSLTEEFITEIDEPVVITENYQLLEKRNFSDIDRKAKSIKYTGNSVEELSQLLSKYAKTEADKARIIYTWITYNIRYDVGALNDLFNNNIYPDVRTEIVLNSRSTICSGYANLYQQLAKKMGLQSVIVLGYAKGGDYVVGLDNNVNHAWNAVKIDGKWYLIDTTWGAGTVTNNGFNAQFNPFYFATNPREFIYTHFPENSKWQLLNPIISRSEFDSLANVSPTLFEYDIQLLSHPNVNINTDKNNVNIALKAPKNVVAIASLKSEEKQLQDNYTFVQKQGENILINVSFPEKGEYKLDIFAKPKDETNSYPLVVSYNILASGNGNQFPKTFQHFNEYNGYLETPLNNNLNPNQNAYFKLKIDQALEVKAVNKSTNQWHDLERYGNVFAGNVNVGNGNIIIYAKFPQDSRYWALLEYGNNSF; this comes from the coding sequence ATGACTACAGAAAGAGAATATCGAGAATGGCATAAACATAGAAATAAACAAGTTAAACGTCGTCAAAGAAAAAAAAGTAATTTTGGTTTTTTTGTGTTTTTAATCGTTGTTATTTCTCTAGGAGTAACAATTAAAAGTAATCCTCAAATAATAGATTATTTACAAAATCAATTAGAATCGCCTAATCTATCTAGTTTTTTTAATGCCTTTCGTTTTCGAGTTAATTCTCTTAAATCTCTAACCGAGGAATTTATTACAGAAATTGATGAGCCAGTGGTTATCACTGAAAACTATCAATTATTAGAAAAAAGAAATTTTAGTGATATTGACAGAAAAGCTAAAAGCATCAAATATACGGGTAATTCTGTAGAAGAATTGAGCCAACTTTTGTCCAAGTATGCCAAAACAGAAGCGGATAAAGCTAGAATTATTTACACTTGGATAACATATAATATTCGTTACGATGTAGGAGCATTAAACGACTTATTTAATAATAATATTTATCCAGATGTTAGAACTGAAATAGTTTTAAATAGTCGCTCAACTATTTGCTCAGGATATGCTAATTTATACCAGCAATTAGCAAAAAAAATGGGTTTACAATCTGTTATTGTTTTAGGCTACGCTAAAGGAGGAGATTACGTTGTTGGTTTAGATAATAATGTAAATCATGCTTGGAATGCAGTGAAAATAGATGGTAAATGGTACTTAATTGATACAACGTGGGGTGCTGGAACTGTAACGAATAATGGTTTTAATGCTCAATTTAATCCTTTTTATTTTGCCACAAATCCACGAGAATTTATCTATACTCATTTTCCAGAAAATAGTAAATGGCAATTGTTAAATCCTATTATTTCTCGTTCTGAATTTGATAGTTTAGCTAATGTTTCTCCCACTCTATTTGAATACGATATTCAATTGTTAAGTCATCCTAATGTTAATATTAATACTGATAAAAATAATGTTAATATTGCCTTAAAAGCTCCTAAAAATGTAGTTGCGATCGCATCTTTAAAATCAGAAGAAAAACAACTGCAAGATAATTATACATTCGTTCAAAAACAAGGAGAAAATATACTCATTAATGTGTCATTTCCCGAAAAAGGGGAATATAAATTAGACATATTTGCTAAACCAAAAGATGAAACTAATTCTTATCCTTTAGTCGTCAGTTACAACATATTAGCTTCAGGTAATGGCAATCAATTTCCCAAAACATTCCAACACTTTAATGAATACAACGGCTATTTAGAAACCCCCTTAAATAACAACTTAAATCCTAACCAAAACGCTTATTTTAAGTTAAAAATTGATCAAGCCTTAGAAGTAAAAGCCGTTAACAAATCAACTAATCAATGGCATGATTTGGAACGTTATGGTAACGTTTTTGCGGGAAATGTTAACGTGGGCAATGGAAATATTATTATTTATGCCAAATTTCCTCAAGATTCCCGTTATTGGGCTTTATTAGAATATGGAAATAATAGCTTCTAA
- the bioD gene encoding dethiobiotin synthase: MQTLLIAGTDTDAGKTIITTAFRAYLQRKKSHLATALMKLLQTGEIGDEEFYGQYFDDAVIPLRYQAPLAPPLAAKLEGKSIDLAIVKNRLLDLQKSYDFILVEALGGLGSPITEKLIIADIAYDWLLDTILIVPVKLGAIAHTVANVALAKQYNIKLAGIIFNCVQDYTPTQINQWTPKGLIESLTGIPVLGYFPYLGDVNCLNLDELANISEPIFSQLIN, from the coding sequence ATGCAAACTTTATTAATTGCAGGAACGGATACTGATGCGGGAAAAACCATTATCACGACTGCTTTTAGGGCTTATTTGCAGAGAAAGAAATCTCATTTAGCTACTGCCTTAATGAAGTTATTGCAAACGGGAGAAATTGGAGATGAAGAATTTTATGGTCAGTATTTTGATGATGCGGTTATTCCGTTACGTTATCAAGCTCCCCTTGCCCCTCCTTTAGCGGCTAAGTTGGAGGGAAAGTCTATTGATTTAGCTATTGTCAAAAATCGTTTACTAGATTTACAAAAAAGCTATGATTTTATTTTAGTTGAGGCTTTGGGTGGTTTAGGTTCGCCAATTACAGAAAAATTAATTATTGCTGATATTGCCTATGACTGGTTATTGGATACTATTTTGATTGTACCTGTAAAATTGGGTGCGATCGCACATACGGTGGCAAATGTAGCTTTAGCGAAACAGTATAATATAAAGTTAGCAGGTATTATTTTTAATTGTGTTCAGGATTACACTCCCACGCAAATAAATCAATGGACACCCAAAGGTTTAATTGAGTCTTTAACTGGTATTCCCGTTTTGGGTTATTTTCCTTACTTGGGGGATGTTAACTGTCTGAATTTGGATGAATTAGCAAATATTAGTGAACCTATTTTTAGTCAATTAATCAATTAA
- a CDS encoding ribose-phosphate pyrophosphokinase, with the protein MSHSATLTVSSILPQQVSDNNRLRLFSGSANIGLATEVARYLGMDLGPMIRKRFADGELYIQIQESIRGCDVYLIQPCCHPVNDNLMELLIMIDACRRASARQITAVIPYYSYARADRKTAGRESISAKLVANLVTTAGAHRVLAMDLHSAQIQGYFDIPLDHVYGSPVILDYLNHKNIEDLVVVSPDVGGVARARAFAKKLNDAPLAIIDKRRQAHNVAEVMNVIGDVKGKNAVLVDDMIDTAGTLLEGARLLKKEGANKIYACATHPVFSGPAISRLSSDVFEEVIVTNTIPLPVDSYFPQLKVLSVANLLGETIWRIHEDSSVSIMFR; encoded by the coding sequence GTGAGTCATTCTGCCACCTTAACAGTGAGTTCAATCTTACCACAACAGGTATCGGACAACAACCGTTTACGCCTATTTTCTGGATCAGCTAACATTGGCTTGGCCACTGAAGTAGCCCGTTATTTAGGCATGGATTTAGGTCCTATGATTCGGAAAAGATTTGCTGATGGAGAATTATATATTCAAATTCAAGAATCGATTAGAGGTTGTGATGTTTACTTAATTCAACCCTGTTGCCATCCAGTGAATGATAATCTGATGGAGTTGCTGATTATGATTGATGCTTGTCGTAGAGCATCAGCACGGCAAATTACAGCAGTAATCCCTTATTATTCCTACGCCAGAGCGGATCGTAAAACCGCCGGTAGAGAATCTATTTCAGCGAAATTAGTCGCCAATTTAGTCACCACTGCCGGAGCTCACCGAGTTTTAGCAATGGATTTACATTCTGCCCAAATTCAAGGCTATTTTGATATTCCGTTAGATCACGTTTATGGTTCACCTGTAATTTTAGATTATTTGAATCATAAAAATATTGAGGATTTAGTGGTTGTATCTCCTGATGTTGGCGGAGTAGCGAGAGCAAGAGCCTTTGCAAAAAAATTAAACGATGCCCCTCTTGCCATTATTGATAAACGTCGCCAAGCTCATAACGTGGCTGAAGTGATGAATGTTATTGGTGATGTTAAGGGTAAAAATGCTGTATTGGTCGATGATATGATTGATACTGCGGGAACATTGTTAGAAGGTGCAAGGTTATTGAAAAAAGAGGGTGCAAACAAAATTTATGCTTGTGCAACTCATCCCGTTTTTTCTGGACCTGCTATTTCTCGTCTTTCCAGCGATGTTTTTGAGGAAGTAATTGTAACAAATACGATTCCTTTACCAGTGGATAGCTATTTTCCCCAATTAAAAGTGTTATCTGTAGCTAATTTATTGGGTGAAACCATTTGGCGTATTCACGAGGATAGTTCTGTTAGTATTATGTTTCGTTAA
- a CDS encoding aspartate-semialdehyde dehydrogenase encodes MSNQVRVAILGATGAVGTELINLLIERKFPLKDLKLLASPRSAGKKVTFQDQTLEIEAVGDNSFDDVDIVLASAGGSTSKQWAEKIVSAGAVMIDNSSAFRMNPDVPLVVPEINPNDAHNHKGIIANPNCTTILMGVAIYPLHQIQPIQRVVVSTYQSASGAGARAMEEVKTQSEAILKGENPQPEILPYPLAFNLFPHNSPLMDNGYCEEEMKMVNETRKIFGDDSIRITATCVRVPVLRAHSEAVNIEFAQPFPLDKARDIIAQAPGVKLVEDWQNNYFPMPMDATGKDEVLVGRIRQDLSNPNSIELWLCGDQIRKGAALNAVQIAELLVHDN; translated from the coding sequence TTGTCAAATCAAGTTAGGGTTGCTATTTTAGGAGCAACAGGTGCAGTTGGAACAGAACTCATAAACTTATTAATAGAGCGTAAATTTCCCTTAAAAGACCTAAAATTATTAGCTTCTCCTCGCTCTGCTGGAAAGAAGGTTACTTTTCAAGATCAAACCCTAGAAATTGAAGCAGTTGGCGATAATTCTTTTGATGATGTTGATATTGTTCTAGCCTCTGCTGGTGGTTCAACTTCCAAACAATGGGCAGAAAAAATAGTTTCTGCTGGAGCGGTGATGATAGATAATTCCAGTGCTTTTCGCATGAATCCTGACGTGCCTTTAGTTGTACCTGAAATCAATCCTAATGATGCTCACAATCATAAAGGAATCATTGCTAACCCTAACTGTACAACTATTTTGATGGGGGTTGCTATCTATCCCTTACATCAAATTCAACCTATTCAAAGAGTAGTGGTTTCTACTTACCAATCTGCAAGTGGTGCAGGGGCAAGGGCAATGGAGGAAGTAAAAACTCAATCAGAAGCCATTTTAAAAGGGGAAAATCCCCAACCTGAAATTTTACCTTATCCTTTAGCTTTCAATCTTTTTCCCCATAATTCACCATTGATGGATAATGGTTATTGTGAAGAAGAAATGAAAATGGTTAATGAAACTCGCAAAATTTTTGGAGATGATAGTATTCGCATCACTGCAACTTGTGTGAGAGTACCTGTATTAAGAGCTCATTCAGAGGCAGTTAACATTGAATTTGCCCAGCCTTTTCCCTTAGATAAAGCCCGTGATATAATTGCCCAAGCCCCCGGAGTGAAATTAGTGGAAGATTGGCAAAACAATTATTTTCCCATGCCAATGGATGCAACAGGAAAGGATGAGGTATTAGTGGGTAGAATTCGTCAAGATTTATCGAACCCTAATAGTATAGAATTGTGGTTATGTGGAGATCAAATTCGCAAGGGTGCGGCTTTAAATGCAGTGCAAATTGCTGAACTATTGGTTCACGATAATTAA
- the dapA gene encoding 4-hydroxy-tetrahydrodipicolinate synthase has translation MSNYIFGRVLTAMVTPFNGDGSVNYGVAEKLADHLVNNGSDGLVICGTTGESPALESDEKYQLLKVVKSAVGDRAKIVMGTGSNSTQKAIAETKKASQIGVDGSLQVVPYYNKPPQEGLYQHFGVIARSCPDVPIMLYNIPGRTGKNLEAETTAQLAQDFDNIVAVKEASADLDQTAKINRIAPSDFLIYSGEDFLTLPMMTVGCVGVVSVASHLVGKQMQMMIQSYEKGDNFQAQKIQKQLYPLFKVLFCNTNPIPVKYALQLQGWDVGGVRLPLCNLPSHQQKEVEEVLNNLELI, from the coding sequence ATGAGTAATTATATTTTTGGTCGAGTTTTAACCGCTATGGTAACACCTTTCAATGGTGATGGTTCAGTGAATTATGGTGTTGCAGAAAAGTTAGCTGACCATTTAGTTAATAATGGTAGTGATGGTTTAGTTATTTGCGGTACAACGGGAGAGTCTCCTGCTTTGGAGAGTGACGAAAAATATCAATTACTAAAAGTTGTTAAAAGTGCTGTGGGCGATCGCGCTAAGATTGTTATGGGTACAGGTAGTAACTCCACTCAAAAAGCAATCGCAGAAACAAAGAAAGCCTCTCAGATTGGCGTAGATGGAAGTTTACAAGTAGTTCCTTACTACAATAAACCCCCCCAAGAGGGACTATATCAACACTTCGGTGTGATCGCACGTTCTTGTCCTGATGTTCCCATAATGTTGTATAATATACCTGGACGTACAGGTAAAAACTTAGAAGCGGAAACCACCGCCCAACTAGCACAAGATTTTGATAATATCGTAGCAGTAAAAGAAGCTAGTGCAGATTTGGATCAAACTGCTAAGATAAATAGAATAGCACCGTCAGATTTTTTAATTTACTCAGGAGAAGATTTTTTAACTCTACCAATGATGACTGTGGGATGTGTAGGAGTCGTCAGTGTCGCTAGTCATCTGGTTGGGAAACAAATGCAAATGATGATTCAATCCTATGAAAAAGGAGATAATTTCCAAGCTCAAAAAATTCAAAAGCAACTCTACCCTTTATTTAAAGTTTTATTTTGCAATACTAATCCAATTCCCGTTAAATACGCTCTGCAATTGCAAGGTTGGGATGTGGGCGGTGTAAGACTTCCTTTATGTAATCTCCCCTCTCATCAACAAAAAGAAGTAGAAGAAGTTTTAAATAATTTAGAATTAATTTAA